In Cicer arietinum cultivar CDC Frontier isolate Library 1 chromosome 7, Cicar.CDCFrontier_v2.0, whole genome shotgun sequence, a single window of DNA contains:
- the LOC113784449 gene encoding protein MAINTENANCE OF MERISTEMS-like, producing MVARAFILFLVGCTLFSDKSAFAMSVAYLECFRDLNSCGGYAWGAAVLDFLYDNLREASMHQTRTVSGYLTLLQAWVYEHFPALCANFCRLSHIYVEDYPRALRWKPKQDKGLVIPFRKALDEIDVDDICWTPYREHRPKRPFEVVSLFRGWIRWGPKMYAHFPDKVLRQIWICPNHP from the exons ATGGTTGCGAGggcatttattttatttttggtgggTTGCACCTTGTTCAGCGACAAGAGTGCCTTCGCAATGAGCGTTGCCTACCTTGAATGCTTCAGAGACCTCAACTCATGCGGGGGATATGCATGGGGGGCTGCTGTGCTTGATTTCCTATACGACAATCTTCGAGAAGCGAGCATGCATCAGACTAGAACGGTATCAGGGTATCTAACACTATTACAG GCGTGGGTGTATGAGCATTTTCCAGCATTATGTGCAAATTTTTGTAGACTATCTCATATTTATGTTGAGGACTATCCTAGAGCACTTAGATGGAAGCCAAAACAAGATAAAGGTTTGGTTATTCCATTTAGGAAAGCACTCGACGAGATTGATGTTGATGACATATGTTGGACACCCTACAGAGAGCATAGACCGAAGCGACCATTTGAGGTTGTTTCATTATTCAGAGGGTGGATACGCTGGGGTCCCAAGATGTATGCTCACTTCCCAGATAAGGTATTGCGTCAAATATGGATATGTCCAAACCATCCCTGA